The following are encoded in a window of Panicum virgatum strain AP13 chromosome 5N, P.virgatum_v5, whole genome shotgun sequence genomic DNA:
- the LOC120676942 gene encoding serine/arginine-rich splicing factor SR30-like isoform X3 produces the protein MKTMSRRNSRTIYVGNLPGDIREREVEDLFHKYGRILDIDLKIPPRPPGYAFVEFEDPRDADDAIYGRDGYNFDGYRLRVELAHGGRGQSYSYDRSSSYSSTRRGGVSRRSDYRVMVMGLPSSASWQDLKDHMRRAGDVCFSDVYREAGETIGIVDYTNYEDMKYAIRKLDDSLFRNAFSRAYVRVREYDARSRSRSRSRSYSRSPSYSRSRSPKSLSRSRSSVSSPSRGRSASRSPRSRSASRSRSPVRSD, from the exons ATG AAAACAATGAGCAGGCGCAACAGCCGCACCATCTATGTAGGCAACCTCCCTGGGGACATCCGTGAGAGGGAGGTTGAGGACCTCTTCCACAAG TATGGTCGAATTTTGGATATTGACCTGAAGATACCTCCAAGACCTCCTGGATACGCTTTCGTTGAG TTTGAGGACCCACGTGACGCTGATGATGCAATTTATGGGCGTGATGGGTATAACTTTGATGGCTACAGGTTGCGG GTTGAATTAGCTCATGGTGGAAGAGGTCAGTCTTACTCTTATGATCGTTCTAGCAGCTATAGCAGCACACGCCGTGGAGGTGTTTCTAGGCGCTCTGATTACCGTG TTATGGTCATGGGGTTACCTTCATCGGCATCATGGCAAGATCTGAAG GACCACATGCGACGCGCCGGTGATGTTTGTttctctgatgtataccgtgaggCCGGAG AAACTATTGGAATTGTGGATTATACAAACTATGAAGACATGAAATATGCG ATCAGGAAGCTTGATGACTCACTGTTCAGGAACGCATTTTCTAGGGCGTATGTCAGA GTGAGAGAGTATGATGCTAGATCACGAAGCAGAAGCCGTAGCCGCTCTTACTCGAGAAGCCCCAGTTACAGCAGGAGCAGGAGTCCAAA ATCGCTATCAAGATCCCGATCCTCTGTCTCTTCT CCTTCTCGTGGAAGATCTGCGAGCAGAAGCCCCAGGAGCAGAAGTGCATCCCGTTCTCGTTCTCCT GTGAGATCTGATTGA
- the LOC120676942 gene encoding serine/arginine-rich splicing factor SR30-like isoform X2: MSRRNSRTIYVGNLPGDIREREVEDLFHKYGRILDIDLKIPPRPPGYAFVEFEDPRDADDAIYGRDGYNFDGYRLRVELAHGGRGQSYSYDRSSSYSSTRRGGVSRRSDYRVMVMGLPSSASWQDLKDHMRRAGDVCFSDVYREAGETIGIVDYTNYEDMKYAIRKLDDSLFRNAFSRAYVRVREYDARSRSRSRSRSYSRSPSYSRSRSPKSVSRSLSPVDERSLSRSRSSVSSPSRGRSASRSPRSRSASRSRSPVRSD, translated from the exons ATGAGCAGGCGCAACAGCCGCACCATCTATGTAGGCAACCTCCCTGGGGACATCCGTGAGAGGGAGGTTGAGGACCTCTTCCACAAG TATGGTCGAATTTTGGATATTGACCTGAAGATACCTCCAAGACCTCCTGGATACGCTTTCGTTGAG TTTGAGGACCCACGTGACGCTGATGATGCAATTTATGGGCGTGATGGGTATAACTTTGATGGCTACAGGTTGCGG GTTGAATTAGCTCATGGTGGAAGAGGTCAGTCTTACTCTTATGATCGTTCTAGCAGCTATAGCAGCACACGCCGTGGAGGTGTTTCTAGGCGCTCTGATTACCGTG TTATGGTCATGGGGTTACCTTCATCGGCATCATGGCAAGATCTGAAG GACCACATGCGACGCGCCGGTGATGTTTGTttctctgatgtataccgtgaggCCGGAG AAACTATTGGAATTGTGGATTATACAAACTATGAAGACATGAAATATGCG ATCAGGAAGCTTGATGACTCACTGTTCAGGAACGCATTTTCTAGGGCGTATGTCAGA GTGAGAGAGTATGATGCTAGATCACGAAGCAGAAGCCGTAGCCGCTCTTACTCGAGAAGCCCCAGTTACAGCAGGAGCAGGAGTCCAAA ATCTGTTTCTCGGTCACTATCACCTGTCGATGAAAG ATCGCTATCAAGATCCCGATCCTCTGTCTCTTCT CCTTCTCGTGGAAGATCTGCGAGCAGAAGCCCCAGGAGCAGAAGTGCATCCCGTTCTCGTTCTCCT GTGAGATCTGATTGA
- the LOC120676942 gene encoding serine/arginine-rich splicing factor SR30-like isoform X1, whose translation MKTMSRRNSRTIYVGNLPGDIREREVEDLFHKYGRILDIDLKIPPRPPGYAFVEFEDPRDADDAIYGRDGYNFDGYRLRVELAHGGRGQSYSYDRSSSYSSTRRGGVSRRSDYRVMVMGLPSSASWQDLKDHMRRAGDVCFSDVYREAGETIGIVDYTNYEDMKYAIRKLDDSLFRNAFSRAYVRVREYDARSRSRSRSRSYSRSPSYSRSRSPKSVSRSLSPVDERSLSRSRSSVSSPSRGRSASRSPRSRSASRSRSPVRSD comes from the exons ATG AAAACAATGAGCAGGCGCAACAGCCGCACCATCTATGTAGGCAACCTCCCTGGGGACATCCGTGAGAGGGAGGTTGAGGACCTCTTCCACAAG TATGGTCGAATTTTGGATATTGACCTGAAGATACCTCCAAGACCTCCTGGATACGCTTTCGTTGAG TTTGAGGACCCACGTGACGCTGATGATGCAATTTATGGGCGTGATGGGTATAACTTTGATGGCTACAGGTTGCGG GTTGAATTAGCTCATGGTGGAAGAGGTCAGTCTTACTCTTATGATCGTTCTAGCAGCTATAGCAGCACACGCCGTGGAGGTGTTTCTAGGCGCTCTGATTACCGTG TTATGGTCATGGGGTTACCTTCATCGGCATCATGGCAAGATCTGAAG GACCACATGCGACGCGCCGGTGATGTTTGTttctctgatgtataccgtgaggCCGGAG AAACTATTGGAATTGTGGATTATACAAACTATGAAGACATGAAATATGCG ATCAGGAAGCTTGATGACTCACTGTTCAGGAACGCATTTTCTAGGGCGTATGTCAGA GTGAGAGAGTATGATGCTAGATCACGAAGCAGAAGCCGTAGCCGCTCTTACTCGAGAAGCCCCAGTTACAGCAGGAGCAGGAGTCCAAA ATCTGTTTCTCGGTCACTATCACCTGTCGATGAAAG ATCGCTATCAAGATCCCGATCCTCTGTCTCTTCT CCTTCTCGTGGAAGATCTGCGAGCAGAAGCCCCAGGAGCAGAAGTGCATCCCGTTCTCGTTCTCCT GTGAGATCTGATTGA
- the LOC120676942 gene encoding serine/arginine-rich splicing factor SR30-like isoform X5 — protein MKTMSRRNSRTIYVGNLPGDIREREVEDLFHKYGRILDIDLKIPPRPPGYAFVEFEDPRDADDAIYGRDGYNFDGYRLRVELAHGGRGQSYSYDRSSSYSSTRRGGVSRRSDYRVMVMGLPSSASWQDLKDHMRRAGDVCFSDVYREAGETIGIVDYTNYEDMKYAIRKLDDSLFRNAFSRAYVRVREYDARSRSRSRSRSYSRSPSYSRSRSPKSGHAGDLGTALIDYWMY, from the exons ATG AAAACAATGAGCAGGCGCAACAGCCGCACCATCTATGTAGGCAACCTCCCTGGGGACATCCGTGAGAGGGAGGTTGAGGACCTCTTCCACAAG TATGGTCGAATTTTGGATATTGACCTGAAGATACCTCCAAGACCTCCTGGATACGCTTTCGTTGAG TTTGAGGACCCACGTGACGCTGATGATGCAATTTATGGGCGTGATGGGTATAACTTTGATGGCTACAGGTTGCGG GTTGAATTAGCTCATGGTGGAAGAGGTCAGTCTTACTCTTATGATCGTTCTAGCAGCTATAGCAGCACACGCCGTGGAGGTGTTTCTAGGCGCTCTGATTACCGTG TTATGGTCATGGGGTTACCTTCATCGGCATCATGGCAAGATCTGAAG GACCACATGCGACGCGCCGGTGATGTTTGTttctctgatgtataccgtgaggCCGGAG AAACTATTGGAATTGTGGATTATACAAACTATGAAGACATGAAATATGCG ATCAGGAAGCTTGATGACTCACTGTTCAGGAACGCATTTTCTAGGGCGTATGTCAGA GTGAGAGAGTATGATGCTAGATCACGAAGCAGAAGCCGTAGCCGCTCTTACTCGAGAAGCCCCAGTTACAGCAGGAGCAGGAGTCCAAA ATCTGGCCATGCCGGTGATCTGGGGACTGCATTGATAGATTATTGGATGTATTGA
- the LOC120675512 gene encoding gametogenetin-like → MRSPPPPCPLPNPNPNSDAAPPPAPMTPRAPQLRHHPPHILLAEAVASWHPFHKKPCLSDRSTAPAASAHLPDAETPTPAPSGGGSGGSFRWLGLRKRRRRGAGSRSVSGRSSDRRRSGTCSDFHFTCGAGGGGATDSSGEMWASDVGEMRMRDVPMATEFGPAPVGGAAAGAGGVGAAAEAAAADSGYGSEPGYRGDVELGYGDEIDEEEEDGRQQLFWDGVIGDMNKMRIVGENNFGEQKTHHRCRRKKHDVRMLDSLR, encoded by the exons ATGAGATCACCGCCACCACCGTGCCCCCTCCCCAACCCAAACCCCAACTCCGATGCGgcccctcctccggcgccgaTGACCCCGCGCGCCCCGCAGCTGCGGCACCACCCGCCGCACATACTGCTCGCCGAGGCCGTCGCCTCCTGGCACCCCTTCCACAAGAAGCCCTGCCTCTCTGACCGCTCCACCGCTCCCGCCGCCTCGGCCCACCTCCCTGACGCGGAGACCCCGACGCCTGCCCCCTCggggggcggcagcggcggatccTTCCGGTGGCTGGGGCtgcgcaagcgccgccgccgcggcgcgggctCGCGGTCCGTGTCCGGCCGCAGCAGCGACCGCCGGAGATCCGGCACGTGCTCCGACTTCCATTTCACGtgcggcgccggtggcggcggcgccaccgacTCCAGCGGGGAGATGTGGGCGTCGGATGTCGGGGAGATGCGGATGAGGGACGTGCCCATGGCGACGGAGTTCGGGCCGGCACCTGTTGGTGGGGCTGCTGCGGGGGCTGGTGGGGTCggcgcggcagcggaggcggcggccgccgatTCCGGGTACGGGAGCGAACCTGGGTACCGTGGCGACGTGGAGCTCGGATACGGAGATGAGATCGAcgaagaggaggaggatgggAGGCAGCAACTGTTCTGGGACGGGGTGATTGGAG ATATGAATAAAATGAGAATTGTTGGCGAGAATAACTTTGGGGAGCAGAAAACCCATCACCGCTGCAGGCGCAAGAAGCATGATGTGAGGATGTTGGATTCCCTGAGGTGA
- the LOC120676942 gene encoding serine/arginine-rich splicing factor SR30-like isoform X4: MKTMSRRNSRTIYVGNLPGDIREREVEDLFHKYGRILDIDLKIPPRPPGYAFVEFEDPRDADDAIYGRDGYNFDGYRLRVELAHGGRGQSYSYDRSSSYSSTRRGGVSRRSDYRVMVMGLPSSASWQDLKDHMRRAGDVCFSDVYREAGETIGIVDYTNYEDMKYAIRKLDDSLFRNAFSRAYVRVREYDARSRSRSRSRSYSRSPSYSRSRSPKSVSRSLSPVDERSGHAGDLGTALIDYWMY, translated from the exons ATG AAAACAATGAGCAGGCGCAACAGCCGCACCATCTATGTAGGCAACCTCCCTGGGGACATCCGTGAGAGGGAGGTTGAGGACCTCTTCCACAAG TATGGTCGAATTTTGGATATTGACCTGAAGATACCTCCAAGACCTCCTGGATACGCTTTCGTTGAG TTTGAGGACCCACGTGACGCTGATGATGCAATTTATGGGCGTGATGGGTATAACTTTGATGGCTACAGGTTGCGG GTTGAATTAGCTCATGGTGGAAGAGGTCAGTCTTACTCTTATGATCGTTCTAGCAGCTATAGCAGCACACGCCGTGGAGGTGTTTCTAGGCGCTCTGATTACCGTG TTATGGTCATGGGGTTACCTTCATCGGCATCATGGCAAGATCTGAAG GACCACATGCGACGCGCCGGTGATGTTTGTttctctgatgtataccgtgaggCCGGAG AAACTATTGGAATTGTGGATTATACAAACTATGAAGACATGAAATATGCG ATCAGGAAGCTTGATGACTCACTGTTCAGGAACGCATTTTCTAGGGCGTATGTCAGA GTGAGAGAGTATGATGCTAGATCACGAAGCAGAAGCCGTAGCCGCTCTTACTCGAGAAGCCCCAGTTACAGCAGGAGCAGGAGTCCAAA ATCTGTTTCTCGGTCACTATCACCTGTCGATGAAAG ATCTGGCCATGCCGGTGATCTGGGGACTGCATTGATAGATTATTGGATGTATTGA